One part of the Streptomyces sp. AM 2-1-1 genome encodes these proteins:
- a CDS encoding enhanced serine sensitivity protein SseB: MDIPAPTQPHPLQGWPANEFEEVLSASLGVPEAGGRLVEVLGRSQLWIPLPGGGSPADADLDLPTIELDGAAFVPVFSSEAQFLGCVGTHLSFAVAPAREFARGLPPQVGIAVNPGGAVGLPLPPAAVAELCRAGRTPLDGPAGGGRVRLWEPDWKEEPVDFLAAVSAEFRRTGAVATARRALASIEGGDPVLFVGVTGVRGAAWEEAAQSVPMDALGRALGHVGVAWPVNLVLLDAAQDPVADWMVEKVRPFFQQDAD, translated from the coding sequence GTGGACATCCCGGCACCGACGCAGCCCCACCCGCTCCAGGGGTGGCCGGCGAACGAGTTCGAAGAAGTGCTCAGCGCCTCGCTGGGCGTCCCCGAGGCGGGTGGCCGGCTGGTCGAGGTGCTCGGCCGCAGCCAGCTCTGGATTCCGCTGCCGGGCGGCGGCAGCCCCGCGGACGCCGACCTCGACCTGCCGACGATCGAACTCGACGGAGCCGCGTTCGTCCCCGTCTTCAGCTCCGAGGCGCAGTTCCTCGGTTGCGTCGGCACCCACCTCTCCTTCGCCGTCGCCCCCGCCCGGGAGTTCGCACGCGGACTCCCCCCGCAGGTGGGCATCGCGGTGAACCCCGGCGGCGCGGTCGGCCTGCCGCTGCCCCCCGCCGCCGTCGCCGAGCTCTGCCGCGCCGGGCGGACCCCGCTGGACGGGCCCGCCGGCGGTGGCCGGGTGCGGCTGTGGGAGCCGGACTGGAAGGAGGAGCCGGTCGACTTCCTCGCCGCCGTGTCGGCGGAGTTCCGGCGGACCGGGGCGGTCGCCACGGCCCGACGGGCCCTGGCCAGCATCGAGGGGGGCGACCCCGTCCTCTTCGTCGGTGTCACCGGGGTCCGGGGCGCGGCCTGGGAGGAGGCCGCGCAGAGCGTGCCGATGGACGCGCTGGGCCGCGCGCTCGGCCACGTGGGGGTGGCGTGGCCGGTCAACCTCGTCCTGCTCGACGCGGCCCAGGACCCCGTCGCCGACTGGATGGTGGAGAAGGTCCGGCCCTTCTTCCAGCAGGACGCCGACTGA
- a CDS encoding enhanced serine sensitivity protein SseB C-terminal domain-containing protein, with protein MSASGTAAAGQVEHMLRQVTPGRFDAYEELLRALSDGQVWMLLWHGTAGSPDAQYGNIEVGGLGYAPCVTSAQELAASGWNRAHEVITGREIARSLFPDHWGIWLNPHTPGGGVGIPWLDLRRIATGLDRLPAGPLTLSEPAVDIPQFYALLSQNAHRTPAVRSLRRAWVRPALGAPYLAIGLDLYDTGRTAVESARAMMGQTIGAVPDGLPVSTVAMSDDYDPVAMWLRANSRPFYDREAHAQPVAPPSRAPGYGYPPAY; from the coding sequence GTGAGTGCGTCAGGCACGGCGGCGGCCGGGCAGGTCGAGCACATGCTGCGCCAGGTGACCCCCGGGCGCTTCGACGCGTACGAGGAGCTGCTCAGGGCCCTCTCGGACGGCCAGGTCTGGATGCTGCTCTGGCACGGCACGGCCGGCTCCCCGGACGCCCAGTACGGCAACATCGAGGTCGGCGGCCTCGGTTACGCCCCCTGCGTGACCTCCGCCCAGGAGCTCGCGGCCAGTGGCTGGAACCGTGCGCACGAGGTGATCACCGGCCGGGAGATCGCCCGTTCCCTCTTCCCCGACCATTGGGGCATCTGGCTCAATCCGCACACCCCCGGGGGCGGCGTCGGCATCCCCTGGCTCGATCTGCGCCGGATCGCCACCGGCCTCGACCGGCTCCCCGCCGGCCCGCTCACCCTCTCCGAACCGGCCGTCGACATCCCGCAGTTCTACGCGCTGCTGTCGCAGAACGCCCACCGCACCCCGGCCGTCCGTTCGCTGCGCCGCGCCTGGGTGCGGCCGGCGCTCGGGGCCCCGTACCTCGCCATCGGACTCGACCTCTACGACACCGGGCGGACGGCGGTGGAGTCGGCGCGCGCGATGATGGGCCAGACGATCGGCGCCGTCCCGGACGGGCTCCCCGTCTCCACGGTCGCGATGTCCGACGACTACGACCCGGTCGCGATGTGGCTCCGCGCCAACTCCCGTCCGTTCTACGACCGGGAAGCGCACGCGCAGCCCGTCGCGCCGCCCTCCCGCGCCCCCGGTTACGGCTACCCGCCCGCCTACTGA
- a CDS encoding MFS transporter — MPAHSPPDAAPRGRRSNPWLTLAAVAFGLFMVGLDGSVVSIANPEIGRDLGASTADLQWVTNSYLLALAAALILGGKLGDRFGRRTFYMIGAAGFTAASVAIGLMGSIEGVIAFRAVQGFFGALLMPNTLGLLRAVFPPKKFGMAVGIWAMVSSVSTALGPIVGGLLVQHVSWESVFFINAPIGVVALVVSALVLPQSKNSTGHHRFDLVGVVLLALGMLVLVFGVVKGEAWGWTSGSTLGTIGGGLVTLAAFGWYETRIGHPLLPMRLFRNPALAIGTVITAINFFALLGVIFFVMLYLQNVHGFTPVEAGIRTLPLSLASVVASPVGAKLTEKYGARLTMPLGMVLQAGAAFGMLGWGVHSSYSALWPPFIALGLGVGMVMAASSEAIVGNAPVKDAGVAGGLQATALQIGGALGTSVLISLISSKVGSTLTGELSTAGVPAPVAKGLLEAKDAVSMGVSPVSGEMPAQLKSAVIEGSGQAFMNGVHTASLVTGVLCVLGAVVAAAGVRRNPEAAGH; from the coding sequence ATGCCCGCGCACTCCCCGCCGGACGCCGCCCCCCGCGGCCGCCGGTCCAACCCTTGGCTGACGCTGGCAGCGGTCGCCTTCGGCCTGTTCATGGTGGGGCTCGACGGCAGTGTCGTGTCGATCGCCAATCCCGAGATCGGCCGGGATCTGGGCGCATCCACCGCTGATCTCCAGTGGGTCACCAACTCCTATCTTCTCGCCCTGGCCGCCGCGCTGATTCTCGGCGGCAAGCTGGGCGACCGCTTCGGCCGGCGCACCTTCTACATGATCGGCGCGGCCGGATTCACCGCCGCGTCCGTGGCCATCGGCCTGATGGGCTCGATCGAGGGAGTCATCGCCTTCCGTGCCGTACAGGGCTTCTTCGGCGCCCTGCTGATGCCGAACACGCTCGGACTGCTGCGTGCGGTCTTCCCGCCGAAGAAGTTCGGCATGGCGGTCGGGATCTGGGCGATGGTCTCGTCCGTGTCCACCGCACTCGGCCCCATCGTCGGCGGTCTGCTCGTCCAGCACGTCAGCTGGGAGTCCGTCTTCTTCATCAACGCGCCCATCGGCGTCGTCGCGCTCGTGGTCAGCGCGCTCGTCCTGCCGCAGAGCAAGAACTCGACGGGTCATCACCGCTTCGACCTCGTCGGCGTCGTCCTTCTGGCGCTGGGCATGCTGGTTCTCGTCTTCGGTGTGGTCAAGGGCGAGGCGTGGGGCTGGACTTCGGGCTCCACGCTGGGCACGATCGGCGGTGGTCTCGTGACCCTGGCGGCCTTCGGCTGGTACGAGACCCGCATCGGGCATCCCCTGCTGCCGATGCGGCTGTTCCGCAACCCCGCACTGGCCATCGGTACGGTCATCACCGCCATCAACTTCTTCGCCCTGCTCGGCGTGATCTTCTTCGTGATGCTGTACCTGCAGAACGTGCACGGCTTCACGCCCGTCGAGGCCGGCATCCGCACCCTGCCTCTGAGCCTGGCCTCCGTCGTCGCCTCGCCCGTGGGGGCGAAGCTCACCGAGAAGTACGGTGCCCGCCTCACCATGCCCCTCGGCATGGTGCTGCAGGCCGGCGCGGCCTTCGGCATGCTCGGCTGGGGCGTGCACTCCTCGTACTCCGCCCTGTGGCCGCCGTTCATCGCGCTCGGGCTCGGCGTCGGCATGGTGATGGCCGCCTCCTCCGAAGCCATCGTCGGCAACGCGCCGGTCAAGGACGCCGGAGTGGCCGGTGGCCTGCAGGCCACCGCCCTGCAGATCGGCGGCGCGCTGGGCACCTCCGTGCTGATCTCCCTCATCAGCAGCAAGGTCGGCTCGACACTGACCGGCGAGCTGAGCACCGCCGGGGTGCCCGCACCCGTGGCGAAGGGACTGCTGGAGGCGAAGGACGCGGTGTCGATGGGTGTTTCACCCGTCTCCGGCGAGATGCCGGCCCAGCTGAAGTCCGCCGTGATCGAGGGCAGCGGGCAGGCGTTCATGAACGGGGTGCACACCGCCTCACTCGTCACCGGCGTGCTGTGTGTCCTCGGCGCGGTCGTCGCGGCCGCGGGTGTACGGCGCAACCCCGAGGCCGCCGGCCACTAA
- the gcvH gene encoding glycine cleavage system protein GcvH, with protein sequence MSNPQQLRYSKEHEWLSAVEDGEATVGITEHAANALGDVVFVQLPEVGDTVTAGETCGELESTKSVSDLYSPVTGEVTAANQDVVDDPSLVNSAPFEGGWLFKVRIAGEPGDLLTADEYTEFSGN encoded by the coding sequence ATGAGCAACCCCCAGCAGCTGCGGTACAGCAAGGAGCACGAGTGGCTGTCGGCCGTCGAGGACGGCGAGGCCACCGTGGGCATCACCGAGCACGCGGCCAACGCACTCGGCGACGTCGTCTTCGTCCAGCTCCCGGAGGTCGGTGACACGGTGACCGCGGGTGAGACCTGCGGCGAGCTGGAGTCGACCAAGTCGGTCAGCGACCTGTACTCGCCGGTCACCGGCGAGGTCACCGCGGCGAACCAGGACGTGGTGGACGACCCGTCCCTGGTCAACTCCGCCCCCTTCGAGGGCGGCTGGCTGTTCAAGGTACGCATCGCGGGGGAGCCGGGGGATCTGCTCACCGCCGACGAATACACCGAGTTCTCCGGCAACTGA
- the glyA gene encoding serine hydroxymethyltransferase gives MSLLNSSLHELDPDVAAAVDAELHRQQSTLEMIASENFAPVAVMEAQGSVLTNKYAEGYPGRRYYGGCEHVDVVEQIAIDRIKALFGAEAANVQPHSGAQANAAAMFALLKPGDTIMGLNLAHGGHLTHGMKINFSGKLYNVVPYHVDETGVVDMDEVERLAKESQPKLIVAGWSAYPRQLDFAAFRRIADQVGAYLMVDMAHFAGLVAAGLHPSPVPHAHVVTTTTHKTLGGPRGGVILSTQELAKKINSAVFPGQQGGPLEHVIAAKAVSFKIAASEEFKERQQRTLDGARILAERLIQPDVTEVGVSVLSGGTDVHLVLVDLRNSELDGQQAEDRLHEIGITVNRNAVPNDPRPPMVTSGLRIGTPALATRGFRTEDFTEVAEIIASALKPAYDAEDLKARVVALAEKFPLYPGLTK, from the coding sequence ATGTCGCTTCTCAACTCCTCCCTCCACGAGCTGGACCCGGACGTCGCCGCCGCTGTCGACGCCGAGCTCCACCGCCAGCAGTCCACCCTCGAGATGATCGCCTCGGAGAACTTCGCTCCGGTCGCCGTCATGGAGGCGCAGGGCTCCGTCCTCACCAACAAGTACGCCGAGGGCTACCCGGGCCGCCGCTACTACGGTGGCTGCGAGCACGTCGACGTCGTCGAGCAGATCGCGATCGACCGCATCAAGGCGCTCTTCGGCGCCGAGGCCGCGAACGTCCAGCCGCACTCCGGTGCGCAGGCCAACGCCGCCGCGATGTTCGCGCTGCTCAAGCCGGGCGACACGATCATGGGCCTGAACCTGGCCCACGGTGGTCACCTGACCCACGGCATGAAGATCAACTTCTCCGGCAAGCTCTACAACGTCGTCCCATACCACGTCGACGAGACCGGCGTCGTGGACATGGACGAGGTGGAGCGCCTCGCCAAGGAGTCCCAGCCGAAGCTGATCGTGGCCGGCTGGTCCGCCTACCCGCGCCAGCTGGACTTCGCCGCCTTCCGCCGCATCGCGGACCAGGTCGGCGCGTACCTGATGGTCGACATGGCGCACTTCGCGGGTCTGGTCGCCGCGGGTCTGCACCCGAGCCCGGTGCCGCACGCCCACGTCGTCACCACCACCACGCACAAGACCCTCGGTGGTCCGCGCGGTGGCGTGATCCTCTCCACCCAGGAACTCGCCAAGAAGATCAACTCGGCGGTCTTCCCGGGTCAGCAGGGCGGTCCGCTGGAGCACGTGATCGCGGCCAAGGCCGTGTCGTTCAAGATCGCGGCCTCGGAGGAGTTCAAGGAGCGCCAGCAGCGCACCCTGGACGGCGCCCGCATCCTCGCCGAGCGCCTGATCCAGCCGGACGTCACCGAGGTGGGCGTCTCCGTCCTCTCCGGCGGCACCGACGTGCACCTGGTCCTGGTGGACCTGCGCAACTCCGAGCTCGACGGTCAGCAGGCCGAGGACCGGCTCCACGAGATCGGCATCACGGTCAACCGGAACGCCGTCCCGAACGACCCGCGCCCGCCGATGGTCACCTCCGGCCTGCGTATCGGTACGCCGGCCCTGGCCACCCGCGGTTTCCGGACCGAGGACTTCACCGAGGTGGCGGAGATCATCGCCTCGGCGTTGAAGCCCGCGTACGACGCCGAGGACCTGAAGGCCCGCGTCGTCGCGCTGGCCGAGAAGTTCCCGCTGTACCCCGGCCTGACGAAGTAG
- a CDS encoding L-serine ammonia-lyase, with product MAISVFDLFSIGIGPSSSHTVGPMRAARMFARRLKNEGLLAPTASIRAELYGSLGATGHGHGTPKAVLLGLEGESPRTVDVEAADARVEQIRTTGRINLLGAHEIPFDADEHLVLHRRKALPYHANGMSIHAYDETGALLLEKTYYSVGGGFVVDEDAVGADRIIPDDTVLAHPFRTGDELLRLARETGLSISSLMLENEKEWRTEEEIRTGLLEIWRVMQACVSRGMSREGILPGGLKVRRRAANTARQLRAEGDPQTHAMEWITLYAMAVNEENAAGGRVVTAPTNGAAGIIPAVLHYYMNFAAGGATPEEKEDSVVRFLLAAGAIGMLFKENASISGAEVGCQGEVGSACSMAAGALAEVLGGSPEQVENAAEIGMEHNLGLTCDPVGGLVQIPCIERNGMAAVKAVTAAKMALRGDGTHKVSLDKVIKTMKETGADMSVKYKETARGGLAVNIIEC from the coding sequence GTGGCCATTTCCGTCTTCGACCTCTTCTCGATCGGTATCGGGCCGTCCAGCTCGCACACGGTCGGCCCGATGCGGGCCGCGCGCATGTTCGCCCGCCGGCTGAAGAACGAGGGCCTGCTCGCGCCGACCGCCTCCATACGCGCCGAGCTGTACGGCTCCCTCGGCGCGACCGGCCACGGCCACGGCACGCCGAAGGCGGTCCTCCTCGGCCTGGAGGGCGAGTCCCCCCGCACCGTGGACGTCGAGGCCGCCGACGCCCGGGTGGAGCAGATCCGTACCACCGGCCGCATCAACCTGCTGGGCGCCCACGAGATCCCGTTCGACGCGGACGAGCACCTGGTCCTGCACCGCCGCAAGGCGCTCCCGTACCACGCCAACGGCATGAGCATCCACGCGTACGACGAGACCGGCGCACTGCTGCTGGAGAAGACGTACTACTCGGTGGGCGGCGGGTTCGTCGTCGACGAGGACGCCGTCGGCGCCGACCGGATCATCCCCGACGACACCGTCCTCGCCCACCCCTTCCGCACCGGCGACGAACTGCTCCGCCTGGCCCGGGAGACCGGTCTCTCCATCTCCTCGCTGATGCTGGAGAACGAGAAGGAGTGGCGCACCGAGGAGGAGATCCGCACCGGCCTGCTGGAGATCTGGCGCGTCATGCAGGCGTGCGTCAGCCGGGGCATGTCCCGCGAGGGCATCCTCCCCGGCGGCCTCAAGGTCCGCCGCCGCGCCGCCAACACCGCGCGCCAGCTGCGGGCCGAGGGCGACCCGCAGACCCACGCGATGGAGTGGATCACCCTCTACGCCATGGCGGTCAACGAGGAGAACGCCGCCGGCGGCCGGGTCGTCACCGCCCCCACCAACGGCGCCGCCGGCATCATCCCGGCGGTCCTGCACTACTACATGAACTTCGCGGCCGGCGGCGCCACCCCGGAGGAGAAGGAGGACAGCGTCGTCCGCTTCCTCCTCGCGGCGGGCGCCATCGGCATGCTCTTCAAGGAGAACGCCTCCATCTCCGGCGCCGAGGTCGGCTGCCAGGGCGAAGTCGGTTCCGCCTGCTCCATGGCCGCCGGCGCGCTCGCCGAGGTCCTGGGCGGCTCCCCCGAGCAGGTCGAGAACGCCGCCGAGATCGGCATGGAGCACAACCTCGGCCTCACCTGCGACCCGGTCGGCGGTCTCGTCCAGATCCCCTGCATCGAACGGAACGGCATGGCCGCCGTCAAGGCCGTCACGGCGGCGAAGATGGCCCTGCGCGGGGACGGCACCCACAAGGTGTCCCTGGACAAGGTCATCAAGACCATGAAGGAGACCGGCGCCGACATGTCCGTGAAGTACAAGGAGACCGCTCGGGGCGGGCTCGCGGTGAACATCATCGAGTGCTAG
- a CDS encoding ABC transporter permease, with protein MTAPLHEPTTEAAPPAGHEAGIAPEKAVQGRSLGRIAWERLKRDKLALGGGVVVLLLVVVALLAPLITHLVGQSPYDHHEDLIDPLFSTPTGSYGAISGEHWFGVEPVNGRDIFARIVYGARVSLLVGFLSAVVAVVLGTVLGVLAGFFGGWLDALISRVMDMLLSFPQLLFIIALVSVMPNELLGLTGSGVRLFVMILVIGFFGWPYVGRVVRGQTLSLREREYVDAARSLGAGRFYILFKELLPNLVAPIVVYATMMIPTNILTEAALSFLGVGVKPPSASWGQMLSSALSYYESDPMYMIIPGVAIFITVLSFNLFGDGVRDALDPKGSR; from the coding sequence ATGACGGCACCACTGCACGAGCCGACGACGGAAGCGGCCCCCCCGGCGGGACACGAAGCGGGCATCGCGCCCGAAAAGGCGGTGCAGGGCCGTTCCCTGGGCCGCATCGCCTGGGAGCGGCTGAAGCGGGACAAGCTGGCCCTCGGCGGCGGCGTCGTGGTGCTGTTGCTGGTCGTCGTCGCCCTGCTGGCGCCCCTGATCACCCACCTGGTCGGCCAGTCCCCGTACGACCACCACGAAGACCTGATCGACCCGCTGTTCTCGACGCCCACCGGCTCCTACGGAGCGATCAGCGGCGAGCACTGGTTCGGCGTGGAGCCGGTCAACGGCCGTGACATCTTCGCCCGCATCGTCTACGGCGCCCGGGTCTCGCTGCTCGTCGGCTTCCTCTCCGCCGTCGTCGCGGTCGTGCTCGGCACCGTGCTCGGCGTGCTGGCCGGATTCTTCGGCGGCTGGCTGGACGCGCTCATCAGCCGCGTGATGGACATGCTGCTCTCCTTCCCGCAGCTGCTCTTCATCATCGCCCTGGTGTCCGTGATGCCCAACGAGCTCCTGGGGCTGACCGGTTCCGGCGTCCGCCTCTTCGTGATGATCCTCGTCATCGGGTTCTTCGGCTGGCCCTACGTCGGGCGGGTGGTGCGCGGGCAGACCCTCTCCCTGCGCGAACGGGAGTACGTGGACGCGGCGCGCAGTCTGGGCGCCGGGCGGTTCTACATCCTCTTCAAGGAGCTGCTGCCCAACCTGGTGGCGCCGATCGTCGTCTACGCCACGATGATGATCCCCACCAACATCCTGACCGAGGCGGCCCTGAGCTTCCTGGGCGTCGGAGTGAAGCCGCCCTCCGCCTCCTGGGGCCAGATGCTGTCGTCCGCTCTGAGCTACTACGAGTCCGACCCGATGTACATGATCATTCCGGGCGTGGCGATCTTCATCACCGTCCTCTCCTTCAACCTCTTCGGCGACGGCGTGCGTGACGCGCTCGACCCGAAGGGTTCTCGCTGA
- the gcvT gene encoding glycine cleavage system aminomethyltransferase GcvT yields MSTLPRTTALDALHRSLGATMTDFAGWDMPLRYASERDEHHAVRTRAGLFDLSHMGEITVTGPGAVGFLDHALVGNIGTVGVGRARYTMIVREDGGILDDLIVYRLAETEYLVVANAGNAQRVLDTLTERVGGFDAEVRDDRDAYALIAVQGPESPAVLKAVTDADLDGLKYYAGLPGTVAGVPALIARTGYTGEDGFELFVAPEHAEQLWQALTEAGAPHGLIPCGLSCRDTLRLEAGMPLYGHELTTALTPFDAGLGRVVKFEKEGDFVGREALAAAAERAATAPPRTLVGLVAEGRRVPRAGYPVVADGKVIGEVTSGAPSPTLGKPIAMAYVDAAFAAPGTEGVGVDVRGTHEPYAVVALPFYKRRK; encoded by the coding sequence ATGAGCACTCTCCCCCGTACGACCGCCCTCGATGCGCTGCATCGTTCCCTGGGCGCGACCATGACCGACTTCGCGGGGTGGGACATGCCCCTGCGCTACGCCAGTGAACGGGACGAGCACCACGCGGTCCGCACCCGCGCCGGGCTCTTCGACCTCTCCCACATGGGCGAGATCACCGTCACCGGACCCGGCGCGGTCGGTTTCCTCGACCACGCGCTGGTCGGCAACATCGGTACCGTCGGCGTCGGCCGGGCCCGCTACACGATGATCGTCCGTGAGGACGGCGGCATCCTGGACGACCTGATCGTCTACCGCCTGGCGGAGACCGAGTACCTCGTGGTCGCCAACGCCGGCAACGCCCAGCGGGTCCTGGACACGCTGACCGAGCGCGTCGGCGGCTTCGACGCCGAGGTGCGCGACGACCGCGACGCGTACGCGCTGATCGCCGTCCAGGGCCCCGAGTCCCCCGCCGTCCTCAAGGCAGTCACCGACGCCGACCTGGACGGGCTGAAGTACTACGCGGGCCTGCCGGGCACGGTCGCCGGCGTCCCCGCGCTCATCGCCCGCACCGGCTACACCGGCGAGGACGGCTTCGAACTCTTCGTCGCGCCCGAGCACGCCGAGCAGCTCTGGCAGGCCCTCACCGAGGCCGGCGCCCCGCACGGCCTGATCCCCTGCGGGCTGTCCTGCCGCGACACGCTGCGCCTGGAGGCGGGCATGCCGCTGTACGGGCACGAGCTGACGACCGCGCTGACCCCGTTCGACGCGGGTCTCGGCCGGGTCGTGAAGTTCGAGAAGGAGGGCGACTTCGTGGGCCGGGAGGCCCTCGCCGCGGCCGCCGAGCGTGCCGCGACCGCCCCGCCCCGCACGCTCGTCGGCCTGGTCGCCGAGGGTCGTCGGGTGCCGCGCGCCGGGTACCCCGTCGTCGCGGACGGCAAGGTGATCGGCGAGGTCACCTCCGGCGCCCCGTCGCCGACGCTGGGCAAGCCGATCGCCATGGCGTACGTGGACGCCGCCTTCGCCGCGCCCGGCACCGAGGGTGTCGGCGTGGACGTCCGGGGCACACACGAGCCGTACGCGGTCGTGGCCCTGCCGTTCTACAAGCGCCGGAAGTAG
- a CDS encoding MarR family transcriptional regulator: MPAVSASAQDLSRIASAITAVLPALNRALERRLAQDFAHPKPPEGHLALLRLVGERDGVTVREAADVLLVRPNNLSAMVSRLIGEGLLERTQDLADKRVAHLHLTPEATRRVEAVQALMDEYVVAALSTLTEGDLGALGSAVGALGALAGHIHPAGH; the protein is encoded by the coding sequence ATGCCCGCCGTCAGCGCGTCCGCTCAGGACCTCAGCCGCATCGCCTCCGCGATCACGGCCGTCCTGCCGGCGCTGAACCGGGCTCTCGAGCGACGCCTCGCCCAGGACTTCGCACACCCCAAGCCGCCCGAGGGGCACCTCGCGCTGCTGCGGCTCGTCGGCGAGCGCGACGGGGTGACCGTGCGCGAGGCCGCCGACGTGCTGCTCGTCAGGCCCAACAACCTGAGTGCGATGGTCTCCCGGCTGATCGGGGAGGGTCTGCTCGAACGTACGCAGGATCTCGCCGACAAGCGGGTCGCGCACCTGCATCTGACGCCCGAGGCGACGCGCCGGGTCGAAGCGGTCCAAGCGCTCATGGACGAGTACGTCGTCGCCGCGCTGAGCACCCTCACCGAAGGCGACCTCGGAGCTCTCGGCTCCGCCGTCGGAGCCCTCGGCGCGCTGGCGGGGCACATTCACCCCGCAGGCCACTGA